The genomic DNA TCACGATGATCCAATACAAGGTGGTCATACAGGCATTACAaaaaccttggccaaggtcCAGAGGCACTATTACTGGGAAAATATGTCCAAATACATAAAAGAGTACATAAAGAAATGTCCTAAATGCCAAAAgtcaaaaataactaaacacacaaagacccctttaacaattacgacacaccaataaatgctttcgacagagtgatattggacactattggtccactgccaaaatcagaaaatggcaatgattatgcagtcactttaatatgtgatttaactaagtatttagttgccatacctcttccgaataaaaatgccaatactgtcgctaaagcaatatttgaatcttttatcctaaagtacggtccaatgaagacattcattacggacatgggaacagaatataagaattcaattatagacgatttgtgcaaatgtttaaatattgaaaatattacatccacagcacaccaccaccagacagttggaacaatagaaagaagtcatagaactttcaatgaatacatacgatcttacatttcggctgataaaactgattgggacgtatggcttcaatattttgtctactgtttcaacacgaccccctctatggcacatacttattgtccatacgagctagtattcggtaaaacaagtaatttgccaaaacattttaatagcatagatagtgtagaagcactatataatatagatgactatgctaaggagagtaagtatagattagaagtagcctataaaagagctagagttatgttagaagcaaataagaatagaaataaactactatacgatcataaagtaagggatataggtttatcagtaggtgacaaagttttattaaaaaacgagacaggtcattgatcctaaatatacaggtccgtatatagtaactgaaataggagatagagataacatagtaATATTAAATGATAAACATAAGAAACAAAcagttcataaggatagattaaaaacctttatttcataaattgcacttagtatggccatacaaagacacacatacatagataaataaatacacatatttttattaataatttaattttctatgattctaaccacaaaacaaataatttaaaaaaaagatgtattaattagaaatttttattataaaaataacttcattatattacgttatttttcaaaaggagggagatgtagtatgcccatatattgaatacccactgtaccgagagtacttaaagggtgcgcactgtaacactttgttgcagtgtttacataatccaaagtcccggtcataaaccctaagtggccgaaatatgaaccgatcgttatgccttagcccgcacacagaaagtgctagtgtcagcataatcgtaacaaacggtcagcatatgcatacccctcgcgcctccacttgagagcgcataacaacatatattattatattcctttatatataagtacatagccgtctctctgccgccgcctgcgagcagcgctgctacgagacttagccttacttagacttaagaaatattgtaaaagtacagagacattttgaacgttggagcggcacctcagctgctccttccaaataaagACCAACCAAACTCAACTCTTGGTGGTATCCTTTCAACACAGGACTTATAATACTCTTCCAGTGCATATGGcggcaaaaaattgaatgggATCAGGAGCTACCTGAGAAAATTCTAGAAGAATGGCGCCAATGGAAAACCATTTTGCAAGAAATAAGGACTTTCGAGGTCCCTACATTCGTCGACACCAGCGAGCAAGCATATTCTGCATTCTGATACTTGCGCGTGGCAACGGATGACAGAGTGGTGGCACCTTTAAAACCACTTTCGATTACGCATATGGAGCTGCAGGCAGCAGTCATGGGAGCACGCTTACCCCAAAAGGTTATGAGCACACGCAATCTACGAATTGACAACGCCACAACGTCGGACTCCAAGACAGTGCTGCAGTGGCTAACTATGGACCCCCGCAACTTTTATCAGTTCGTGATGCACAGAGTCGCCGAAATTCTGGAAACAACACTGGTCGAGCAATGGCGGTGGATTCCTTCAAAGCTGAACGTAGCAGAACGATCCCGAGGGCAAGAGTTGGAAGCTTCGAGAGGCCGTTCACCTATACAGGCGTTTACTATTTTGGCCCGTTATTGGTGAATGTCGGCCGGCGCAAAGAGAAGAGATGGGTAGCTCTGTTCACCTGTCTTACGTTGCGCGCGGTGCATTTTGAGATCGCCTACAGTCTAGGTACTAGTTCATGTATCATGTGCCTAGCCaattttatggcccttcgAGGGACACCGAGGGAAATATTCTCAGACAACGGTAAAAATTTCAGAGCCACGGAAAAAGCCGTGCGCGAGGAGCTGAAAAAGATCGAGCACGATAAGATCACTATTAAGTTCGACGGCATAAAGTGGCAATTCAACCCACCAGGAGCACCACACATGGGTGGAGCATGGGAGAGACTCGTCAGGACAACGAAAGGAACCTTGAAGAAAATTGGCCCAAGTTACTCTTTCAACGACGAGGGGTTGAGAAACGCACTGATGGAGGCGCAATTTATCATCAACTCGCGACCTCTCACGTTCGTAAGTTTGGATTCCGAGGATGACGCTGCCCTGACTCCAAACCACCTGCTGCTAGGATCAGCGAACGGATACAAGCCGCTGCCAAAAGAGGGAATGAATCTGAAGCGTAGATGGAACGAGACTCAGCGCTTCGGAGACCGCTTTTGGCAACGATGGGTTAAGGAGTATGCATCCGTGTTAACCAGGCGATGAAGTTTtttatctctctctctctcgcgcGCCATGATTTGAGTTTAAATGAAGGAAAGAACAACCAAATCCCTGTTTGCTTAAAAAATCGTGCACCAACCTCGCCCCGACCTCAACAGTCATTGTGTCATTGCCGTGCGCTGGGGTgcagccgactcaaattcttgggtgCAGCAGCACTCACAGACCTTATAGACCTCGTGAAGATCGCTCCACGTagactcgtagccttcattCGTAATCCTGGATGGGACCTCGAGCTGCCGCAGGTAAAATAACATAATCTTGGGCATTCGTTTCATTCGAGTTGCAAATAGTAAATTTTCTTCGAGTCAGAAAAGGCTTTatatttatggtttttatttaatttatttctaatcTAACAATAACTCATTAAAATTCGAatggaaaaacaatttttttttaatatttgacaACGCTTTTCTGTAACTAAATTTCTTGCATTTGAAAATGTACGTTCCCAAGCCGCGCTGCTCGTTGGAATGCAAAATATTCtgcagttttttttgtgcagAAGAGGAAAAAATTGCTTATTTATATGCCACCAAGCTAAAGCATTAAAATCAATAGTGTATGTAACATTAATGTTACAATATCCAGAAATTTCTTGATTCACCTTGTCTTGTATTGTCTTAACATGGGAGACATCGCAATATCTAACTGGTATTCGTTATTGTTGAGGTCAAAGTTtgaataagactctttgtgtttttatatcagtggtgggcaaactcttattttacatagcacgcgagtatagggtaggaaattctgccgcagcgctgccggcacactgacagtgtgagcactctcaaatattttttagaactctctcatttgctctcattttgattcatttgtcagcacaaattaaaaatcaaaatgtttccactgagaaaaattttctcagaaattgggttggaaaaagttttgtccatagaaaatatagatagaaAAGCGTagctttttactttttttaaaactctggctagcaaagctttctttaaaacaaaatagactattttagtgcccattccaacttttgaattaacgaaaaatgaaataaaaaaatacgtttttttcgctcagtgaattctgagctctcattgtttttctctgctacgcacacactcaaattttaaacatgtgttagttttgcccaccactgtttTATATGTAAGTAGCTAGAGATCCTCGTTAAGAGGCCTgtatattcagtttactcaacaagagtgattaactgaatcaaatgcttttctaaagtctgtgtaaataacatCAATTTGACATCCCTTttgaaagccatctatgacaaaggatgtcagcTCCAGTAAATTTTTGGTGGTGGGGCGACGCTTAatgaagccatgctgacatggagagatgatcgtagtcctcttcgctgagatcgatcccgtctaaaagtggtgtacttacttggaaaaactttggagctaaagatctctggatttaaccaagtttctgtaaatgctattatatgggatgcaaagaaagacctatcagaatatagcttggggagtttgctacgtagccccctagtattctgatagttaAGAGTTAGTggggaaactagttttttgggttagtggccaaagaagagggggagggttggtcggtggttccgatattgggaagtctcactcccactggtttattaactttttttttcacggaactaggctgatgttcttggatgaaaagattctctggccaaaaactgggagaacaaatcgtcttgaacatcagcgcttctggccaaaaactgattctctggccaaaaactgggagaacaaatcgtcttgaacatcagcgcgggcacacgaatcttaaAAGAAcacgtgcgccttgtataattatatttaaatttagttatgtcctccacctttatatcggctttagttttggctttgatataagccgagatatcaatctctgaagtatcaggggaaagccgagaaacaaatatatgtttctaTGGAGGaattttggtgtcgcaggtacgagcaCTGCaccatcagtcggtgccggtggtccggactttggaatacccttttggttGACTCTGACGGGGGtatcgttccctaggacctgtggcatcacttgaagggataccacggaggacatatcagacaattgctcattttccatatatatataattcgGACGGCGACTTGTTCTCATTTCTAGCCCTTGGGTGGCTAatgatatgagcggctgcattattgacggctgagcaggctgaggcggatcacaaaCAGCGTATTTTTTAGTCCTAGGAACAAACCTAGGAAACCGGGAACAAATATAccgccgcagcttcaagcgcGGCTCAGGACATTGACGACGACGCTATTagggggaggttcttttggatttttttgaaaaaatcgattttttttttttaataaaatgaaagttaaatATGTGTAGAATATACGTGCTAAGGGATATTTCGATACGACGCGTATTTCTTGAGCTAGAGCGTTTCAAACATACCcatgataacaagaaagctatctaaaggaaaagtttctaaaaactttaaacgcgtttttctcggaaccatgttttcaaacctcttgtcgcgcacagggctcgttctattgatccgatttccttcattcaaaaaatgtttaaaagtacatactttttggtatgccttatacctaaaattggcataaaaaattgtttatttataatttttaaacgagatcaaagtaaaaaaaaagagacagaatgtcaattttttttaaacgtccatgaaccaaaattaattgtcgttaggtataaggcataggaaattccatcaattttaataaattatatacatttctaatttAAGTTGACTAGCAGCGGCCCTACACTCGACaagcagaaaaatagaggTCTACGAGATCCTCCATTTTgaagccgccattttgaatttcctgaatattgaatattttttttaatcgttaataaacaacgaattaaaagttcaaaagcataagttcgtatgtcttttcattttcccgcaatccattatcaaagtttgcttaattttcggaaaaatccaaaagaacctcccttTAATGATTACGATTCGGCcgtcataaattttttaggggaaagtCCCTCCTACCCGTCATCAGACGAAGAGTAGCAGATGTAGAAATGaagcttttaatagacacGGGCGCGTCAAACAATTTCATCCGTCCATACGAAGGGTTGAAAGGCGTCCGCCCAGTAGATTCGCCATTCTCGGTACATTCCATCCAAAACGTCaccacaataacaaaaaaatgctttgtTTCCATGTTTAACTTGAATGCTACGTTCTTCATCCTACCAGATTTGTCCTcctttgatgccatcatcggACTTGACCTGCCAAAACAAGCAGGGGCATCACTTAACCTAGCTTCCGGGCACCTCAGATGGGGCACCGAGACGGAAAAGCTAGAGTTTCAATCATGTCCCAATGTAAATTTCACTGAGGTGGACTGCTCTAGTGCACGCCCTTTGACCAGAAgagcattttcaaaaatgctaaGCGACAGGAAAAACGCCTTCGCAAGCCCAAATGAGGCGTTACCTTACAACACGTCTGTGGTAGCCACCATCAGGACAGTTGATGAGGAGCCCATTTATGCCAGACCCTATCTGTACGGTCATTTTCGTTGTCGTAATGTTGATTACGTAATGTTAGTGCATACCACAACCCTACAATCGATACCTTCTCGATTCTATCGATCTCGAGGGCCCAGTCCCTTTGGAAAGCGGGACATCTCTAAGCTTCTTCCAATTGATACGACTAAAACACATTTTGTTATACTGCCAACATTGTTTGATCtctaaaatcaattcaaattaaattcagtgaCATACTTGAAACAAACcctgtgtttttataaaacggcaacagcaaagtCCCCATAGCAGACTTCTGCTAATTATTGACTCCCGTATTCTATCGGCGCAgtcacaacatttttggtggcCCATGATGGCCAATGaataaaatttgaattgatttggaACAAACAATTGGGCTCAAATTAATCTGAAACAAACGGCTATTAACCTATGCCACGTGGAACCACGCTTTCTACGAATAACGTACCGAAGAACAAGGGATCGCTGCGCGACGAATAACGGACAAAGGAAGGAGAGATTGCTGCGAGACGAATAACGGACCAAAAGAACGACGAATTGAAACTGGAAACTGCTACACAGACTGACTGGAAGCCGGTGAGTGTTTGTATGGGAGGGCTGTGATTTCAAGCGTGCTGTTGTAAATTCAATAAGACTATGGGTATCGACGATGAAAAGACAGGCACACAAGCCAATCCTTCCCCATCCGACCAGTTTGCTGGTTTGCACGCGAGACAGAAGGATTTATGGAACAGGTTGACGCAACTCGAGCGTAACTTCAAGAAGGATAGCCAATCCCGAAAatccaaacattattttcttcaGCGACTTAGCACGTTAAAGGATTTATCCACCCTGTTTGATGCGAATCACCAACAATTGGTCGATCAGCT from Drosophila bipectinata strain 14024-0381.07 unplaced genomic scaffold, DbipHiC1v2 scaffold_247, whole genome shotgun sequence includes the following:
- the LOC138927405 gene encoding uncharacterized protein — its product is MAVDSFKAERSRTIPRARVGSFERPFTYTGVYYFGPLLVNVGRRKEKRWVALFTCLTLRAVHFEIAYSLGTSSCIMCLANFMALRGTPREIFSDNGKNFRATEKAVREELKKIEHDKITIKFDGIKWQFNPPGAPHMGGAWERLVRTTKGTLKKIGPSYSFNDEGLRNALMEAQFIINSRPLTFVSLDSEDDAALTPNHLLLGSANGYKPLPKEGMNLKRRWNETQRFGDRFWQRWVKEYASVLTRR